A stretch of DNA from Anaerobacillus isosaccharinicus:
TTGCAGTTATGCTTTTTGCAATTGTTAATTTTGACAATGCGGGGAATCAACCTGGGGCATTGCCAACAATTACAAATGGGTCATATACTTTGGAGGAAGTTCCTTTAAACGTTTATTATAATGAGGAAGAATACGCGATTACAGAAATGGTTGAGCATGTTCAAGTTAATTTACGAGGACCTCAAAATGTTCTTACTTTATTACAAATTGCCAGGCCAGCCTATGATGTATTTATTGATTTACGGAATTTGGAAACGGGGACACATAATGTAAATGTACAACATCGAAATTTTCCAAATGAGTTAACCGTCAATATTGTTCCACAAACAGTTGAGGTCACAATTGAGGAAAAAAGGACGATATCAATTCCTGTTGATATAGAACTTTTAAACAAAAGAGCAATAAAAGATGGATACACACTGGGTACACCAATTGTAAATCCGATAAATGTTGAAATTACAGCAGCTGAGAGCATAATCCAACAAGTTGGCTTTGCTAAAGGGTTTGTTGATGTTGAAGGTTTTGATGATAGCATTGAGAAAAGTGTTCCGGTAAAGGTATATGATCAGCAAGGGAACGAACTTCATATTGATGTTAATCCTACAGTGGTAGACGTGAAAATACCAATTTCGAGTCCGAATAAAGATGTTCCTTTGAAAATAAATCGAATTGGGGAACTACCAGAAGGTTTAAGTATAAAAACCATTTATGCAGATCCAAAAGAAGTTACGGTATTTGGACCAAGGAACGTTATTAATAGCATTGACTTCATTGAAGGTATTGAGGTTGACCTATCAACAATCACTGAGAATACAATTCTTGAGTATGAAGTCCCTTTACCACCTGGGGTTGAAAAAGTTATTCCGGATATCGTCAGAGTTGTTATTGAAGTAGAGGCAGAACAAGCGATAGAAATAGATAATATTCCATTAGAGGTAATTGGATTAGCGGAACAAAAGGAAGTGGCGTTTGCTTTACCTGAGCAAGAGATAATTACCCTTATTGTAAAAGGTACGACAGCCACTATCCAACGTTTGCGTCAAGAGGATTTAAAAGTTTATATAGAAGTGAGCCAATTACCGGTAGGAGAGCATGTAGTACCGCTCCAAATTACTGGACCTCAAAATGTGAGGTACAAGAAGCCGTTCGAGGATGTTAGGGTAATTATTTCTGAAGTCTTGAGTGCCGAGGAAGAAGAGAGTAGTACTGAAGCCAACGATTAAACTACGTAAAATTGGATAATAATTGCATGTAAATCTAAGGAGAGATATGAAATGGGAAAATATTTTGGAACTGATGGAGTCAGGGGAGTTGCTAATACTGAACTGACACCAGAGTTAGCATTTAAGCTTGGAAGGTTTGGTGGTTACGTTTTAACGAAAAATACAGAAAAACCAAAAGTGTTAATCGGACGTGACACTCGAATTTCTGGCCATATGCTAGAAGGAGCTTTAGTTGCTGGACTTCTTTCCATAGGTGCAGAAGTCATGCGCTTAGGAGTAATCTCAACACCAGGAGTTGCTTATCTAACAAAGGTTTTAAGTGCCCATGCAGGGGTGATGATATCAGCTTCACACAACCCTGTTGAAGACAATGGAATTAAGTTTTTTGGTCCAGATGGCTTTAAGCTATTAGACCATCAAGAAGAGGAAATTGAGAAACTCTTGGATAAAGCGGAAGATGAATTACCTCGTCCGGTCGGAGCAAATGTAGGGCAATTAAACGATTACTTCGAGGGTGGCCAAAAGTATTTACAGTTTTTAAAACAAACGGTCGAAGAAGATTTTACAGGTATTCATATTGCTTTAGACTGTGCAAATGGAGCCGCATCTTCTATAGCGCCACATCTTTTTGCAGATTTAGAAGCAGATATCTCAACGATTGGAACGAACCCAAATGGAGTGAACATTAATGATGGTGTAGGTTCGACCCACCCTGAGAAGTTAGCACAGTTTGTACTTGACAGAAAAGCAGATATTGGATTAGCTTTTGATGGTGATGCAGACCGTTTGATTGCTGTAGATGAAAACGGTGCGATTGTTGATGGCGACCAAATCATGTATATATGTGCAAAGTACTTT
This window harbors:
- the glmM gene encoding phosphoglucosamine mutase is translated as MGKYFGTDGVRGVANTELTPELAFKLGRFGGYVLTKNTEKPKVLIGRDTRISGHMLEGALVAGLLSIGAEVMRLGVISTPGVAYLTKVLSAHAGVMISASHNPVEDNGIKFFGPDGFKLLDHQEEEIEKLLDKAEDELPRPVGANVGQLNDYFEGGQKYLQFLKQTVEEDFTGIHIALDCANGAASSIAPHLFADLEADISTIGTNPNGVNINDGVGSTHPEKLAQFVLDRKADIGLAFDGDADRLIAVDENGAIVDGDQIMYICAKYFKEQGRLKHQTVVSTVMSNLGFYKAIEEAGIDARQTAVGDRYVMEEMRKGGYNLGGEQSGHIIFLDFNTTGDGLLSALQLVNIMKVTKKPLSELASGMKIFPQKLVNIRVQDKQALLTNEAISEIIRHVEDAMGGEGRILVRPSGTEPLVRVMAEAPTQELCDQYVQEIVDVVKKELGTE
- a CDS encoding YbbR-like domain-containing protein is translated as MDKLYNNPWFVKAIAFFIAVMLFAIVNFDNAGNQPGALPTITNGSYTLEEVPLNVYYNEEEYAITEMVEHVQVNLRGPQNVLTLLQIARPAYDVFIDLRNLETGTHNVNVQHRNFPNELTVNIVPQTVEVTIEEKRTISIPVDIELLNKRAIKDGYTLGTPIVNPINVEITAAESIIQQVGFAKGFVDVEGFDDSIEKSVPVKVYDQQGNELHIDVNPTVVDVKIPISSPNKDVPLKINRIGELPEGLSIKTIYADPKEVTVFGPRNVINSIDFIEGIEVDLSTITENTILEYEVPLPPGVEKVIPDIVRVVIEVEAEQAIEIDNIPLEVIGLAEQKEVAFALPEQEIITLIVKGTTATIQRLRQEDLKVYIEVSQLPVGEHVVPLQITGPQNVRYKKPFEDVRVIISEVLSAEEEESSTEAND